A single Chryseobacterium sp. DNA region contains:
- the menA gene encoding 1,4-dihydroxy-2-naphthoate octaprenyltransferase, with product MTDWIKAARLRTLPLSLSGIIMGAFIAKWRLYGEGGTWDWRILALALLVTLLYQVLSNYANDYGDGVKGTDAKRINEAEARAVASGKITAKQMKSAVILFSALSFIATIALLYVAFIPEYMNEFYIFIGLGVACILAAIGYTVGKKPYGYMGLGDIFVFIFFGLVSVCGSYFLFTKTFSWDMLLPGTAIGMMSMAVLNLNNMRDIESDRLSGKNSFALRIGFKNAMIYEMILLQLPLVLILIFLGVNGFIQAQNYYVFIVMILLFPLAKLRRNIMSVKEPKELDQYLKQVGIMTFVMAVLTAAGLNLF from the coding sequence ATGACGGATTGGATTAAAGCCGCGAGGCTCAGAACACTGCCGCTTTCGCTGAGCGGAATTATTATGGGAGCTTTCATTGCAAAGTGGAGGCTTTATGGAGAAGGAGGAACCTGGGATTGGAGAATATTGGCTCTGGCCCTTTTAGTAACCCTTCTGTATCAGGTTTTATCAAACTATGCCAATGACTATGGAGATGGGGTAAAAGGAACCGATGCCAAAAGAATCAACGAAGCAGAAGCAAGAGCTGTAGCCTCTGGAAAAATTACCGCAAAACAGATGAAAAGTGCTGTGATCCTTTTTTCAGCATTATCTTTCATTGCTACCATAGCCCTGTTGTATGTTGCTTTCATTCCTGAGTATATGAATGAATTTTATATTTTCATAGGACTCGGGGTAGCTTGTATTTTGGCAGCTATAGGATATACAGTAGGTAAAAAGCCTTATGGATATATGGGATTGGGAGATATCTTCGTATTTATCTTTTTTGGGCTTGTCTCTGTATGTGGAAGTTATTTTCTTTTTACAAAAACGTTCAGCTGGGATATGTTGTTGCCTGGAACAGCCATTGGAATGATGAGTATGGCGGTCCTTAACCTTAACAATATGAGGGATATTGAAAGCGACAGGCTGTCAGGAAAGAATAGCTTTGCCTTGAGAATCGGGTTCAAAAATGCAATGATCTATGAAATGATCCTGTTGCAGCTTCCTTTGGTGCTGATCCTTATCTTTTTAGGAGTAAACGGATTTATACAGGCTCAGAATTATTATGTTTTCATCGTAATGATCCTGCTGTTCCCGTTGGCAAAGCTGAGAAGAAATATTATGTCGGTAAAGGAGCCTAAAGAATTAGATCAGTATTTAAAGCAGGTTGGAATCATGACGTTTGTCATGGCTGTTCTTACGGCGGCTGGACTAAATCTATTTTAA
- a CDS encoding 1,4-dihydroxy-2-naphthoyl-CoA synthase, which produces MIEWKTAREYEDITYKKCNGVARIAFNRPEIRNAFRPKTTSELYDAFYDAYEDASIGVVLLSGEGPSPKDGGWAFCSGGDQKARGHQGYVGEDGRHRLNILEVQRLIRFMPKVVIAVVPGWAVGGGHSLHVVCDLTLASKEHAIFKQTDADVTSFDGGYGSAYLAKMVGQKKAREIFFLGRNYSAQEAFEMGMVNKVVPHAELEDTAYEWAQEILAKSPTSIRMLKFAMNLTDDGMVGQQVFAGEATRLAYMTEEAKEGRNAFLEKRKPNFGEDQWIS; this is translated from the coding sequence ATGATTGAGTGGAAAACCGCCAGAGAATACGAAGATATTACCTATAAAAAATGTAATGGAGTAGCAAGAATTGCTTTCAACAGACCGGAGATACGCAATGCTTTCAGACCTAAAACAACCTCAGAGTTATATGACGCTTTTTATGATGCCTACGAAGATGCTTCCATAGGTGTTGTTTTGCTTTCAGGAGAAGGGCCGAGTCCTAAGGACGGAGGATGGGCTTTCTGTAGTGGAGGTGACCAAAAGGCAAGAGGCCATCAGGGCTATGTAGGTGAAGACGGAAGACACCGTTTAAATATTCTGGAAGTTCAGCGTTTGATTCGTTTTATGCCGAAAGTGGTGATTGCCGTTGTTCCGGGATGGGCTGTAGGGGGTGGTCATTCACTTCATGTCGTATGTGATTTGACACTGGCAAGTAAAGAACATGCCATCTTTAAACAAACGGATGCTGATGTAACAAGTTTTGACGGGGGCTATGGATCTGCTTATCTTGCTAAAATGGTAGGACAGAAAAAAGCCCGTGAGATATTCTTTTTAGGAAGAAACTATTCCGCTCAGGAAGCTTTTGAAATGGGAATGGTGAACAAAGTTGTTCCTCATGCAGAATTGGAAGATACAGCCTATGAATGGGCCCAGGAAATATTAGCAAAATCTCCGACTTCCATCAGAATGCTGAAATTTGCAATGAACCTTACCGATGACGGTATGGTAGGACAGCAGGTTTTTGCAGGAGAAGCAACCCGTTTGGCCTATATGACGGAAGAAGCTAAAGAAGGAAGAAATGCTTTCCTTGAAAAAAGAAAACCTAACTTCGGAGAAGATCAATGGATATCTTAA
- a CDS encoding tetratricopeptide repeat protein, which yields MKKLILGMAIVASAFVFGQKTDVNAQLQAANKAAMDAYNAKNYTVAAPKFVEVYELLKANGQDNKLYMYYAGLSHALANNSDAAIKIYTDLINSGFTGVETTYTAKEKKSGQVVTLDKASWELMKKTSDYSDFKTEQSQSIEPDLYETLATLLLNAKKGNEAVAIIEKGLAKFPNNAKLKEAQSTAYFQSGNTDKFVTTLKEQLAKNPNDATNWYNLGVMQAKDPATVADALESFKKAIEIKPNFSDAYQNLVYTTIGDDAKIVTDINALRKDKPDEASKLIDARRERFAKALPFAEAWYKAAPTSLDAVTTLKEIYVVTKNVDKIKEMKAKEAELSAKAK from the coding sequence ATGAAGAAACTAATTTTAGGTATGGCTATCGTAGCATCTGCTTTTGTTTTCGGACAGAAAACTGATGTGAATGCCCAGCTTCAAGCGGCTAATAAAGCTGCAATGGATGCATATAACGCAAAAAATTATACAGTTGCAGCACCTAAGTTTGTGGAAGTTTATGAATTGTTGAAGGCAAATGGTCAGGATAATAAGTTGTATATGTATTATGCAGGACTAAGCCATGCATTGGCTAATAACAGTGATGCTGCCATTAAAATATATACAGATCTGATCAACTCCGGTTTTACAGGAGTAGAGACTACTTATACTGCAAAAGAAAAAAAATCAGGACAGGTAGTAACTTTGGATAAAGCAAGCTGGGAGCTTATGAAAAAGACTTCTGATTATTCAGATTTCAAAACAGAGCAGTCTCAGAGTATAGAGCCGGATTTATATGAAACGTTGGCTACTTTACTTCTTAATGCTAAAAAAGGAAATGAAGCTGTAGCTATCATTGAAAAAGGATTGGCAAAGTTTCCAAACAATGCTAAACTTAAAGAAGCTCAAAGTACAGCATACTTCCAGTCTGGAAACACAGATAAGTTTGTAACCACTCTAAAGGAGCAGTTAGCTAAAAATCCTAATGATGCAACCAACTGGTATAATCTTGGAGTAATGCAGGCTAAAGACCCTGCTACTGTTGCTGATGCTCTTGAATCATTCAAAAAAGCAATAGAGATTAAACCTAATTTTTCGGATGCCTATCAGAATTTAGTATACACAACGATCGGCGATGATGCTAAAATTGTAACTGATATCAATGCGTTAAGAAAAGATAAGCCGGATGAGGCTTCCAAATTGATTGATGCAAGAAGAGAAAGATTTGCTAAGGCATTACCATTTGCTGAAGCTTGGTATAAAGCTGCGCCAACAAGTCTTGATGCTGTTACAACATTAAAAGAAATCTATGTAGTAACTAAAAACGTTGATAAAATTAAAGAAATGAAAGCTAAAGAAGCTGAGCTTAGTGCTAAAGCAAAATAA